A stretch of the Arvicola amphibius chromosome 8, mArvAmp1.2, whole genome shotgun sequence genome encodes the following:
- the Bok gene encoding bcl-2-related ovarian killer protein isoform X2 yields the protein MEVLRRSSVFAAEIMDAFDRSPTDKELVAQAKALGREYVHARLLRAGLSWSAPERASPAPGGRLAEVCTVLLRLGDELEQIRPSVYRNVARQLHISLQSEPVVTDAFLAVAGHIFSAGITWGKVVSLYSVAAGLAVDCVRQAQPAMVHALVDCLGEFVRKTLATWLRRRGGWTDVLKCVVSTDPGFHSHWLVATLCSFGRFLKAAFFLLLPER from the exons ATGGAGGTGCTGCGGCGCTCTTCAGTCTTCGCTGCGGAGATCATGGACGCTTTTGATCGCTCGCCCACAGACAAGGAGCTGGTGGCCCAGGCCAAGGCACTAGGCCGGGAGTACGTGCACGCGCGGCTTTTGCGCGCCGGCCTCTCCTGGAGCGCACCGGAGCGTGCTTCTCCTGCCCCTGGAGGACGCCTAGCGGAGGTGTGCACCGTGCTGCTGCGCTTGG GGGATGAGCTGGAGCAGATTCGCCCCAGTGTGTACCGAAACGTGGCCCGGCAGCTGCACATCTCTCTACAGTCTGAGCCTGTGGTGACTGACGCCTTCCTTGCTGTGGCAGGCCACATCTTCTCAGCAG gcaTCACATGGGGCAAGGTAGTGTCCCTGTACTCGGTGGCTGCAGGGCTGGCAGTGGACTGTGTCCGGCAGGCTCAGCCTGCCATGGTTCATGCCCTGGTTGACTGCCTGGGGGAATTTGTGCGCAAGACCCTGGCGACCTGGCTTCGGAGGCGTGGTGGATGG actGATGTCCTCAAGTGTGTGGTCAGCACAGACCCCGGCTTCCATTCCCACTGGCTCGTGGCCACGCTCTGCAGTTTTGGCCGCTTCCTGAAGGCTGCGTTCTTCCTGTTGTTGCCAGAGAGATGA
- the Bok gene encoding bcl-2-related ovarian killer protein isoform X1 produces the protein MGTATPGTNTRSARCTSVVPLACASAMEVLRRSSVFAAEIMDAFDRSPTDKELVAQAKALGREYVHARLLRAGLSWSAPERASPAPGGRLAEVCTVLLRLGDELEQIRPSVYRNVARQLHISLQSEPVVTDAFLAVAGHIFSAGITWGKVVSLYSVAAGLAVDCVRQAQPAMVHALVDCLGEFVRKTLATWLRRRGGWTDVLKCVVSTDPGFHSHWLVATLCSFGRFLKAAFFLLLPER, from the exons ATGGGAACGGCGACACCGGGAACAAACACCCGCTCTGCGAGGTGCACAA GTGTGGTTCCTCTCGCCTGCGCTTCGGCCATGGAGGTGCTGCGGCGCTCTTCAGTCTTCGCTGCGGAGATCATGGACGCTTTTGATCGCTCGCCCACAGACAAGGAGCTGGTGGCCCAGGCCAAGGCACTAGGCCGGGAGTACGTGCACGCGCGGCTTTTGCGCGCCGGCCTCTCCTGGAGCGCACCGGAGCGTGCTTCTCCTGCCCCTGGAGGACGCCTAGCGGAGGTGTGCACCGTGCTGCTGCGCTTGG GGGATGAGCTGGAGCAGATTCGCCCCAGTGTGTACCGAAACGTGGCCCGGCAGCTGCACATCTCTCTACAGTCTGAGCCTGTGGTGACTGACGCCTTCCTTGCTGTGGCAGGCCACATCTTCTCAGCAG gcaTCACATGGGGCAAGGTAGTGTCCCTGTACTCGGTGGCTGCAGGGCTGGCAGTGGACTGTGTCCGGCAGGCTCAGCCTGCCATGGTTCATGCCCTGGTTGACTGCCTGGGGGAATTTGTGCGCAAGACCCTGGCGACCTGGCTTCGGAGGCGTGGTGGATGG actGATGTCCTCAAGTGTGTGGTCAGCACAGACCCCGGCTTCCATTCCCACTGGCTCGTGGCCACGCTCTGCAGTTTTGGCCGCTTCCTGAAGGCTGCGTTCTTCCTGTTGTTGCCAGAGAGATGA